The following coding sequences lie in one Chanos chanos chromosome 4, fChaCha1.1, whole genome shotgun sequence genomic window:
- the sgpp1a gene encoding sphingosine-1-phosphate phosphatase 1 codes for MASDLVERFVRLCQYLQNPHHVAKFQQLCGVRGTFARKTSSSEDGEVEPSINGAHVKRFAVDSTSEEDDVQQTEGARQRKGFDVGNIKQDERFNGMFNGPFTIPEAGEGAGQNAELTDSDTGPTNDPPKQVDSGREKGGVKAIVKPLRKNSLTGDVGQEFIIENKFLFYLFTLGTELGNEMFFIVFFPFLMWNVDAYVSRQLIVVWVLVLLLGQSTKDLVRWTRPASPPVVKVEVFYNSEYSMPSTHAMTGTAIPFCLFLLTYNRWEYPFLFGLSIAVCWSFLVCISRIYMGMHSVLEVITGVLYSLLILAVFLPVLDDIDNFYLSHDHAPLVIPVVHVGLGLLAFSLDTWSTSRGDTAQALATGAGAALASHLNHQLGLFPDPPESALPLTLPVINGALLGRSLSRLLVGVAVLLAVRAVMKALAIPLACRVFGVPSDDVRQARQHSPVELTYRYLVYGMVAFCCVFLVPVFFSYMNLS; via the exons ATGGCGAGTGACCTCGTTGAGCGTTTCGTTCGCCTGTGTCAATATCTGCAGAATCCTCATCATGTCGCGAAATTTCAGCAGTTATGTGGTGTCAGAGGGACTTTTGCTAGAAAAACGTCCAGTAGCGAGGACGGTGAAGTGGAACCGTCTATTAACGGTGCCCATGTAAAGCGATTTGCGGTTGATAGCACGAGCGAAGAAGATGATGTCCAGCAAACAGAAGGAGCACGACAGAGAAAAGGCTTTGATGTTGGAAACATAAAACAGGACGAACGTTTTAATGGAATGTTCAACGGGCCATTTACGATACCAGAGGCGGGAGAGGGAGCAGGGCAAAATGCAGAGCTCACTGACAGCGATACTGGACCGACGAATGACCCTCCAAAGCAGGTCGATAGCGGAAGAGAGAAAGGCGGCGTAAAGGCAATAGTGAAGCCGCTACGCAAGAACTCACTGACCGGTGATGTTGGCCAGGAGTTTATCATTGAAAATAAGTTTCTGTTCTATCTCTTCACCCTCGGGACAGAACTTGGCAATGAGATGTTTTTTATCGTTTTCTTCCCCTTCTTGATGTGGAACGTCGATGCTTATGTCAGCCGACAGCTTATCGTGGTTTGGGTTTTGGTATTACTTCTCGGGCAATCCACAAAAGATCTTGTCCGGTGGACGCGTCCAGCATCACCACCCGTGGTCAAAGTGGAAGTGTTCTATAATTCCGAATACAGCATGCCATCTACACACGCTATGACTGGAACAGCCATCCCTTTCTGTCTATTCCTGCTTACATACAACCGTTGGGAG tatcctTTCCTGTTTGGATTGAGCATTGCAGTGTGTTGGAGCTTCCTGGTGTGCATAAGCAGAATCTACATGGGCATGCATTCTGTCCTG GAGGTGATCACTGGCGTCCTCTACAGTCTGCTGATCTTAGCCGTCTTCCTTCCTGTGCTTGATGATATCGACAACTTTTACCTGTCACATGACCACGCCCCTCTGGTCATCCCAGTCGTCCATGTCGGCCTGGGTCTGCTTGCCTTCTCCCTGGACACCTGGAGCACCTCCCGGGGCGATACCGCCCAGGCCTTGGCTACGGGTGCAGGAGCAGCTTTGGCTTCCCACCTCAACCACCAGCTGGGTCTGTTTCCTGATCCTCCGGAGTCAGCATTGCCCCTCACTTTACCCGTAATCAATGGAGCGCTGCTGGGGCGTTCCCTCTCACGCCTCTTGGTGGGCGTAGCCGTGCTCTTGGCCGTGAGGGCGGTCATGAAAGCCCTGGCCATCCCGCTGGCCTGCCGGGTGTTTGGCGTACCCTCTGACGACGTGCGACAGGCACGGCAGCACTCGCCGGTGGAGCTGACCTATCGCTACCTGGTCTATGGCATGGTGGCTTTCTGCTGTGTCTTCCTGGTTCCTGTCTTCTTCAGCTACATGAATTTATCCTGA